One window of Candidatus Mycobacterium wuenschmannii genomic DNA carries:
- a CDS encoding M20/M25/M40 family metallo-hydrolase — translation MVGKVTVTVPAESPTDDVVDVVSRLIQFDTTNTGDLETTRGEAECARWVAAQLEEVGYEVEYLESGAPGRGNVFARLTGADNSRGALLIHGHLDVVPAEPAEWSVHPFSGAIEDGYVWGRGAVDMKDMVGMMIVLARHFRRAGIVPPRDLVFAFVADEENGGKWGSQWLVDNRPDLFEGITEAVGEVGGFSLTVPRRGGGERRLYLIETAEKSMHWMRLTAHGRPGHGSMVHDHNAVTTLAEAVARLGRHRFPVVPTDSVVQFLTAVGEETGFTFDTDSPDLDGVVEKLGPMARILKATLRDTANPTMLKAGYKTNVVPATAEAIVDCRVLPGRLAAFEAEVDELIGPDVTREWITTLPSYETTFDGELVDAMNAALLAVDPDARTVPYMLSGGTDAKAFERLGIRCFGFAPLRLPPELDFAALFHGIDERVPVDALRFGTEVLAHFLTHC, via the coding sequence ATGGTAGGAAAGGTGACTGTGACGGTGCCCGCGGAGAGTCCCACCGACGACGTCGTCGACGTGGTCAGCAGGCTCATCCAGTTCGACACCACCAACACCGGCGATCTTGAAACCACCAGGGGCGAGGCCGAATGCGCGCGCTGGGTGGCCGCGCAACTCGAGGAAGTCGGCTACGAGGTCGAGTACCTCGAATCCGGCGCCCCCGGCCGCGGCAACGTGTTCGCCCGCCTGACGGGCGCGGACAACTCACGCGGCGCGCTGCTGATCCACGGACATCTCGACGTCGTGCCCGCCGAGCCGGCCGAGTGGAGCGTGCACCCGTTCTCCGGCGCGATCGAGGACGGCTACGTCTGGGGCCGCGGCGCGGTCGACATGAAGGACATGGTCGGCATGATGATCGTGCTGGCCCGCCACTTCCGGCGTGCCGGCATCGTCCCGCCCCGCGACCTGGTGTTCGCGTTCGTTGCCGACGAAGAGAACGGCGGCAAATGGGGGTCGCAGTGGCTGGTGGACAACCGGCCCGACCTGTTCGAGGGCATCACCGAGGCGGTCGGGGAGGTCGGCGGGTTCTCGCTGACCGTGCCGCGACGCGGCGGCGGCGAGCGGCGGCTCTATCTGATCGAGACGGCCGAGAAGAGCATGCACTGGATGCGGCTGACCGCGCACGGCCGGCCGGGCCACGGGTCGATGGTCCACGACCACAACGCGGTCACCACGTTGGCCGAGGCGGTCGCGCGGCTGGGGCGGCATCGCTTTCCCGTCGTGCCGACCGACAGCGTCGTGCAATTCCTGACCGCCGTCGGCGAAGAGACCGGATTCACGTTCGACACCGATTCACCCGACCTGGACGGCGTTGTCGAAAAACTCGGCCCGATGGCCCGCATTCTGAAGGCCACGTTGCGCGATACCGCCAATCCCACGATGCTCAAGGCCGGCTACAAAACCAACGTCGTGCCGGCCACGGCGGAGGCCATTGTCGACTGCCGGGTGCTGCCCGGGCGGTTGGCGGCTTTCGAGGCCGAGGTCGACGAGCTGATCGGGCCCGACGTGACGCGCGAGTGGATCACCACGCTGCCGTCGTACGAGACGACGTTCGACGGCGAGTTGGTCGACGCGATGAACGCCGCGCTGCTCGCCGTCGACCCGGACGCTCGCACCGTGCCGTACATGCTGTCCGGCGGAACGGACGCAAAAGCATTCGAGCGCTTGGGTATTCGCTGCTTCGGCTTCGCGCCGCTGCGGCTGCCGCCGGAACTCGACTTCGCGGCGTTGTTCCACGGCATCGACGAACGGGTACCCGTCGACGCATTGAGGTTCGGCACCGAGGTGCTCGCACACTTTCTGACGCATTGCTAG
- a CDS encoding alpha/beta hydrolase encodes MAEDVPRGCVLVLPGGRVRSDEASRRRQLANVRMEFLASALRRRLGPGVDVRQVRYRLRGWNGPRRDPVVDTERVLEEVARRWEPGRVVAVGHSMGGRVAAHLAAGGGLGAVVALAPWWEHDDGDLIPDATRLLAVHGTADTITDPAQSRAQTERARARGLDARWVGIEGVGHHMVRHWNEWHRLTTDFVADQLSRR; translated from the coding sequence GTGGCTGAGGACGTACCGCGCGGGTGTGTGCTGGTGCTGCCGGGCGGCAGGGTGCGCAGCGACGAGGCTTCCCGGCGGCGACAGTTGGCCAATGTCCGGATGGAGTTCCTCGCGAGCGCGCTGCGGCGCCGTCTGGGCCCCGGGGTGGACGTCCGGCAGGTGCGGTATCGGCTTCGTGGCTGGAACGGGCCGCGTCGCGACCCAGTGGTCGACACCGAGCGCGTCCTCGAGGAGGTTGCGCGCCGCTGGGAGCCGGGCCGCGTTGTGGCTGTGGGCCATTCGATGGGTGGCCGGGTCGCCGCGCACCTGGCCGCCGGTGGTGGCTTGGGCGCGGTGGTGGCGCTGGCGCCGTGGTGGGAGCACGACGACGGCGACCTGATCCCGGATGCCACCCGATTGCTGGCCGTCCACGGCACCGCGGACACCATCACCGACCCCGCCCAGTCGCGTGCTCAGACCGAACGGGCGCGGGCCCGCGGACTCGATGCCCGGTGGGTGGGTATCGAGGGGGTCGGTCATCACATGGTGCGGCACTGGAATGAATGGCACCGCTTGACAACGGATTTCGTTGCCGATCAGTTGTCGCGCCGGTGA
- a CDS encoding phosphoribosyltransferase produces MDRPPPRAYRDRKEAGRALAAKLDAYRGTPGLLVLGLARGGVPVGWEIAAALGAELDVFLVRKLGVPRWPELAMGALASGGGVVMNHRVVSSLQIDDEQVRGVVERETAELRRREHLYRGDRPPADPRGRIVIVVDDGIATGASILVAVRALRAGGPTAVVVAVPVGPKSVCQQVADEADAVVCAMMPDDFEAVGQVFVDFHQVSDDEVRELLVSPTV; encoded by the coding sequence ATGGACCGTCCCCCTCCGCGCGCATACCGCGACCGCAAGGAAGCCGGGCGCGCGCTCGCCGCGAAACTCGACGCCTACCGCGGCACGCCCGGATTGTTGGTGCTGGGTTTGGCCCGCGGCGGGGTGCCGGTCGGCTGGGAGATCGCCGCCGCGCTCGGGGCGGAACTGGACGTGTTCCTGGTGCGCAAGCTCGGTGTGCCGCGATGGCCGGAGTTGGCGATGGGGGCACTGGCCAGCGGCGGCGGTGTCGTGATGAATCACCGGGTGGTGTCGAGTCTGCAGATCGACGACGAGCAAGTGCGCGGCGTTGTCGAACGCGAGACCGCTGAGCTGCGCCGCCGCGAACATCTCTACCGCGGTGACCGCCCGCCGGCTGATCCCCGGGGTCGGATCGTCATCGTCGTCGACGATGGGATCGCCACCGGCGCAAGCATTCTGGTGGCGGTTCGCGCTCTGCGGGCCGGCGGACCCACGGCAGTCGTCGTCGCCGTGCCGGTGGGTCCGAAGTCGGTCTGCCAACAAGTGGCCGACGAGGCTGACGCCGTGGTGTGCGCCATGATGCCCGACGATTTCGAGGCCGTCGGCCAGGTGTTCGTCGACTTCCATCAGGTCAGCGATGACGAGGTGCGAGAACTGCTCGTTTCGCCGACCGTCTGA
- a CDS encoding YbhB/YbcL family Raf kinase inhibitor-like protein — MTTTPDPYAALPQLPSFQLESSSFADGAALTNAQVSGIMGAGGEDVSPQLSWSGFPDGTKSFAVTVYDPDAPTASGFWHWAVADLPASVTELAAGAGDGSNLPGDALTLVNDAGQRRYIGAAPPAGHGPHRYYVAVHAVGVDKLDLPEDASPAFLGFNLFQHAIARAVIHATYEQK, encoded by the coding sequence ATGACCACCACGCCCGACCCGTACGCCGCACTGCCGCAACTGCCCTCGTTTCAGCTGGAGTCGTCGTCGTTCGCCGACGGTGCCGCGCTGACCAACGCCCAAGTCAGCGGAATCATGGGGGCCGGCGGTGAGGACGTCAGCCCGCAGCTGTCCTGGTCCGGATTCCCGGACGGCACAAAGAGTTTCGCGGTGACGGTTTACGACCCCGATGCCCCGACGGCTTCCGGGTTCTGGCACTGGGCGGTGGCCGACCTGCCCGCCTCGGTCACCGAGTTGGCCGCCGGGGCCGGCGACGGCAGCAACCTGCCCGGTGACGCGCTGACCCTGGTCAACGACGCCGGCCAGCGGCGCTACATCGGTGCGGCCCCGCCCGCCGGACACGGGCCGCACCGCTACTACGTCGCCGTGCACGCGGTCGGCGTGGACAAGCTGGACCTGCCGGAGGATGCCAGCCCAGCCTTCCTGGGCTTCAACCTCTTTCAGCATGCGATTGCGCGCGCCGTCATTCACGCAACCTACGAACAGAAGTAG
- a CDS encoding YncE family protein: MPANSTHDARRRRITVVGLLISLLLATGCSKKALDDLPAGFPPAQAAPSPPVTRAAAGMVHPLDRRATAAVFDGRTGQLALLSPGVDPTAPASLITIAGQQTSPRTIPLPGPATGLVGDNAGTALLSTRGGYLEVDLSAGHVTRVGVHGAEHVDFSAITRRPDGTVVLGTEDGMLYSLKPAVPGASLTPVHVHVDSLVAQGNTVAVLDRALTSVTTVDADGRVGQSLRAGQGATTMVADPAGRLLVSDTRGGQLLVFGVDPLILRQAYPVADSPYGVTGSRGWAWVSQTATNTVVGYDLSTGIPLEKVRYPSVRQPNALAYDDAAGTLYVISGAGEGVQVIEHAAGPR, encoded by the coding sequence GTGCCAGCAAACAGCACACACGACGCGCGGCGCCGCCGTATTACCGTTGTCGGCCTGCTGATTTCGCTACTGCTTGCGACCGGTTGCTCGAAGAAGGCCCTCGACGACCTGCCGGCCGGCTTTCCACCGGCGCAGGCGGCGCCATCTCCCCCGGTAACGCGGGCCGCCGCCGGGATGGTCCACCCGCTGGACCGGCGGGCCACGGCGGCGGTGTTCGACGGACGCACCGGGCAGCTCGCGCTGCTGTCACCGGGGGTCGATCCGACCGCCCCGGCAAGCCTCATCACCATTGCCGGTCAGCAAACGTCGCCGCGGACGATCCCGCTACCCGGGCCGGCGACCGGACTGGTGGGCGACAACGCCGGAACCGCCCTGTTGTCTACCCGCGGTGGATATCTCGAGGTCGATCTGTCGGCCGGGCATGTCACCCGGGTAGGTGTTCACGGCGCCGAGCACGTGGACTTCAGCGCGATCACCCGCCGCCCCGACGGCACGGTGGTGCTCGGCACCGAGGACGGGATGCTGTACTCCCTCAAGCCCGCGGTACCGGGCGCAAGCCTGACGCCGGTGCATGTTCACGTCGATTCGCTTGTCGCGCAGGGAAATACCGTCGCGGTGTTGGATCGGGCACTGACGTCGGTCACCACGGTGGACGCCGACGGCCGGGTCGGTCAGTCGTTGCGCGCGGGTCAGGGGGCGACCACCATGGTGGCCGATCCGGCGGGCCGACTGCTGGTCAGCGACACCCGTGGTGGCCAGCTGCTGGTCTTCGGGGTCGACCCGTTGATCCTGCGCCAGGCCTATCCGGTTGCGGACTCGCCGTACGGCGTCACCGGTTCGCGCGGGTGGGCATGGGTGTCGCAGACCGCGACGAATACTGTCGTTGGTTACGATCTGTCAACCGGAATACCACTGGAAAAGGTACGGTACCCATCCGTGCGGCAACCCAACGCGCTGGCCTACGACGATGCCGCGGGCACGTTGTACGTGATCTCGGGCGCCGGCGAGGGCGTCCAGGTCATCGAGCACGCTGCGGGTCCGCGTTGA
- a CDS encoding DUF5703 family protein produces MTAARRGRMPVGWEAELSDEYEWAPLRLPPEVTRISASTRLSIEAEYRGWELTRVRLYTDGSRRVLLRRKKIRAENAAASVRPDQPDL; encoded by the coding sequence TTGACGGCGGCGCGGCGCGGCAGGATGCCGGTGGGGTGGGAAGCCGAACTCTCGGACGAATATGAGTGGGCGCCTTTGCGTTTGCCGCCCGAGGTCACCCGGATCAGCGCGTCTACCCGACTGTCCATCGAAGCGGAGTACCGCGGCTGGGAACTCACCCGGGTAAGGCTTTACACCGACGGCAGCAGGCGGGTGTTGTTGCGCCGCAAGAAAATCCGAGCCGAAAATGCCGCCGCGAGCGTCCGGCCCGACCAGCCGGACCTGTGA
- a CDS encoding undecaprenyl-diphosphate phosphatase, with protein sequence MSWLQVVVLSVVQGLTEFLPVSSSGHLAIVSRVFFADDAGASFTAVTQLGTEAAVLVYFARDIGRILVAWFAGLGNAERRTADYRLGWYVIIGTIPICVLGLLFKDQIRSGVRNLWVIATALVVFSAVIALAERIGKQNRDVEQLTWRDAVTVGVAQTLALIPGVSRSGSTISAGLFLGQQRELSARFGFLLAIPAVFASGLFSLPDAFHPVLEGMSATGPQLLVATAIAFVVGLAAVAWFLRFLVRHSMYWFVGYRVLAGVVVLVLLATGAVSAI encoded by the coding sequence ATGTCGTGGTTGCAGGTGGTGGTGTTGTCCGTCGTGCAGGGCCTCACCGAGTTCCTGCCGGTGTCGTCCTCGGGCCACCTGGCGATCGTGTCGCGGGTGTTTTTCGCCGACGATGCGGGCGCGTCCTTCACCGCCGTCACCCAACTAGGCACTGAGGCAGCGGTTTTGGTGTACTTCGCCCGCGACATCGGCCGGATCCTGGTGGCCTGGTTCGCTGGACTGGGCAACGCGGAGCGTCGCACCGCCGACTACCGGCTGGGCTGGTACGTCATCATCGGCACGATCCCGATCTGCGTGCTGGGCCTGCTGTTCAAGGACCAGATTCGCTCGGGCGTGCGCAATCTGTGGGTGATCGCGACGGCCCTGGTGGTGTTCTCGGCGGTGATCGCGCTGGCCGAGCGGATCGGCAAGCAGAACCGCGACGTCGAGCAGTTGACCTGGCGTGACGCCGTCACCGTCGGCGTCGCGCAGACGCTGGCGCTGATCCCCGGCGTCTCCCGGTCGGGTTCGACGATCAGCGCCGGATTGTTCCTTGGCCAGCAGCGCGAGTTGTCCGCGCGTTTCGGCTTCCTGCTGGCGATCCCGGCGGTGTTCGCTTCCGGCTTGTTCTCGCTGCCCGACGCGTTTCATCCGGTGCTCGAGGGCATGAGTGCGACCGGCCCGCAGTTGCTGGTGGCGACGGCGATCGCGTTCGTCGTCGGGTTGGCCGCGGTGGCGTGGTTCCTGCGATTCCTGGTGCGGCACAGCATGTATTGGTTCGTCGGCTACCGCGTGCTGGCCGGCGTAGTCGTGCTGGTCTTGCTGGCGACGGGAGCGGTGAGCGCCATATGA
- a CDS encoding quinone-dependent dihydroorotate dehydrogenase — MTAYAALRRLLFLVPAERIHHIVFTGLRGVTAAAPVRRQLSRRLAPLDPVLASTVFGVHFPGPLGLAAGFDKDGLGLKAWGALGFGYAEVGTVTAQAQPGNPTPRLFRLPDDRALLNRMGFNNRGAAALASRLAEHRADVPIGVNIGKTKITAAENAAEDYRASARLVGPRAAYLVVNVSSPNTPGLRDLQTVQSLRGILTAVLSVASAPVLVKIAPDLADPDIDEIADLAVELGLAGIVATNTTISRDGLRTPGVEHLGSGGISGPPVRARAGEVLRRLYVRVGDRLTIVSVGGIETVDDAWDRITSGASLLQGYTGFIYGGGLWAKHIHDGLAARLHDGGFASLSDAVGSANR, encoded by the coding sequence GTGACGGCCTACGCGGCGCTGCGCCGCCTGCTGTTCCTGGTTCCCGCCGAGCGCATCCACCACATCGTCTTCACCGGGCTGCGCGGTGTCACTGCGGCCGCACCCGTCCGGCGACAATTGAGCCGCCGGCTGGCGCCGCTCGACCCGGTACTGGCGAGCACGGTGTTCGGCGTGCACTTCCCCGGCCCGCTGGGCCTGGCCGCTGGTTTCGACAAGGACGGCCTCGGGCTCAAAGCATGGGGCGCACTGGGTTTCGGCTACGCAGAGGTCGGTACCGTCACCGCGCAGGCGCAGCCCGGCAATCCGACGCCACGCCTGTTCCGGCTCCCCGACGACCGTGCGCTGCTCAACCGCATGGGCTTCAACAACCGCGGTGCCGCGGCGCTCGCGTCCCGGTTGGCCGAGCATCGGGCCGACGTGCCGATCGGCGTGAACATCGGCAAGACCAAGATCACGGCCGCCGAAAATGCCGCCGAGGACTACCGGGCCAGCGCCCGCCTGGTCGGTCCGCGCGCCGCGTATCTAGTGGTCAATGTGAGCTCGCCGAACACCCCCGGGCTACGTGACTTGCAGACCGTCCAGTCGCTGCGCGGCATCCTGACTGCGGTGTTGTCCGTGGCGTCGGCACCGGTGCTGGTGAAGATCGCTCCGGATCTCGCCGACCCCGACATCGACGAGATCGCCGACCTGGCAGTCGAACTCGGCCTGGCCGGCATCGTCGCCACCAACACCACCATTTCCCGCGACGGCCTTCGCACGCCCGGTGTCGAGCATCTCGGCAGCGGCGGCATCTCCGGTCCGCCGGTACGCGCCCGCGCCGGCGAGGTTCTGCGCCGGCTGTACGTCCGTGTCGGCGACCGGCTGACGATTGTCAGTGTCGGCGGCATTGAGACCGTCGACGACGCCTGGGACCGCATCACCTCAGGCGCGTCGTTGCTGCAGGGATACACCGGTTTCATCTACGGCGGTGGTCTGTGGGCCAAGCACATTCACGACGGCCTGGCCGCTCGGCTGCACGACGGCGGGTTCGCGTCGCTGAGCGACGCCGTCGGGTCGGCGAACCGGTAG
- a CDS encoding ribosome modulation factor → MTKRAEYTYALYAGSVADPGDSNPYAGQSLVLAKLWMRGYMRMLRVRRETGPAMQRFRRARAAEELRRRKPDTN, encoded by the coding sequence ATGACGAAGCGCGCGGAATACACCTACGCGTTGTACGCGGGTTCTGTCGCCGATCCCGGCGACAGCAACCCGTACGCCGGCCAGTCGCTGGTCCTCGCGAAGCTCTGGATGCGCGGCTACATGCGGATGCTGCGTGTCCGGCGCGAGACGGGGCCGGCGATGCAGAGATTCCGGCGGGCGCGCGCCGCCGAAGAACTGCGAAGGCGAAAGCCCGACACGAACTGA